From Meles meles chromosome 5, mMelMel3.1 paternal haplotype, whole genome shotgun sequence, one genomic window encodes:
- the MYMX gene encoding protein myomixer: MPAPLLPLLLRTLLSRLLLPAARLARRHFLPLLRRLARRLGSQDVREALLGCVLFILSQRHPPDAEEASRVASRERRERLAPLK, translated from the coding sequence ATGCCCGCTCCACTGCTCCCACTGCTGCTGCGAACGCTGCTGTCCCGCCTGCTGCTGCCTGCCGCCCGTCTGGCCCGCCGGCACTTCCTGCCCCTGCTGCGCCGACTGGCCCGCCGCCTAGGCTCGCAGGATGTTCGTGAGGCTTTGCTGGGCTGTGTGTTGTTCATCCTCAGCCAGAGACACCCACCTGACGCCGAGGAGGCCTCCAGAGTGGCCAGCCGGGAGAGGCGGGAGAGGCTAGCTCCCCTCAAATGA